In Bacillus sp. DX3.1, the following proteins share a genomic window:
- a CDS encoding ABC transporter permease, with protein sequence MNTSENIRMALSSIFAHKMRSVLTMLGIIIGVSAIITIISIGDGTNAKFREQIGKEKQDEFQVNYRTDDYSDMDGKISGSMYESVLKTPGVKDVYPNVSSKEKIYAGKKELDVDLKGIKGDYFNDEANIQLEHGNFLTASDLDKPEHTIVLNKDAFDKLFSSWEPNLYVDIKGTPYKVVGVYSTKAMMGGMDFKEGAISAENWPVLFGKNNYDGITVKTASGHDKQTVQKAVVAKLNDMKKPEHVGKFSVPDPQDALKEIDGFTGILKSVFGGIAAISLLVGGIGVMNIMLVSVTERTREIGIRKALGATRGKVLLQFLIESCILTALGGFIGFMLGIFFAWIVAMFAGWPLVVSVKLGLTSVALSMLIGILFGLLPANKAAKLDPIECLRYE encoded by the coding sequence TTGAACACAAGTGAAAATATACGCATGGCCCTATCCTCCATCTTCGCTCATAAAATGCGTTCAGTTTTAACGATGCTTGGGATTATTATTGGAGTCAGTGCAATTATTACCATTATCTCTATCGGTGATGGAACAAACGCAAAGTTCCGTGAACAAATTGGAAAAGAAAAGCAAGATGAGTTTCAAGTCAATTATCGAACAGACGACTATTCTGATATGGATGGAAAAATCTCTGGAAGCATGTATGAAAGTGTCTTAAAAACTCCCGGCGTAAAAGACGTATATCCAAACGTTTCATCTAAAGAAAAAATTTATGCTGGAAAAAAAGAACTTGATGTCGACCTTAAAGGCATTAAAGGCGATTATTTCAACGATGAAGCTAATATTCAGTTAGAGCATGGAAATTTTTTAACAGCTTCAGACTTAGATAAACCTGAACATACCATTGTATTAAACAAAGATGCATTCGATAAATTATTCTCTTCTTGGGAACCAAACTTATATGTAGATATAAAAGGTACTCCCTATAAAGTAGTCGGTGTCTATTCTACTAAAGCAATGATGGGTGGTATGGACTTTAAAGAAGGTGCAATTTCTGCAGAGAACTGGCCAGTATTATTTGGAAAAAATAATTACGACGGTATTACAGTAAAAACCGCTTCTGGCCATGATAAACAAACCGTTCAAAAAGCAGTTGTAGCAAAACTGAATGATATGAAAAAACCAGAACACGTAGGAAAATTCAGCGTTCCCGATCCACAAGACGCCTTAAAAGAAATCGATGGATTTACAGGCATCTTAAAAAGTGTGTTCGGTGGTATCGCAGCAATTTCACTATTAGTTGGTGGTATTGGTGTTATGAATATCATGCTTGTATCTGTAACCGAACGCACACGTGAAATCGGTATCCGTAAAGCACTTGGTGCAACGCGCGGAAAAGTATTACTGCAATTCTTAATTGAGTCTTGTATCTTAACTGCTCTAGGTGGTTTCATTGGATTCATGCTCGGTATCTTCTTTGCTTGGATTGTGGCAATGTTCGCCGGATGGCCACTTGTTGTTTCAGTAAAATTAGGTCTTACTTCCGTAGCATTATCTATGCTAATCGGTATTCTATTCGGTTTACTTCCAGCGAACAAAGCTGCGAAGCTTGATCCAATTGAATGTTTACGATATGAATAA
- a CDS encoding Na/Pi cotransporter family protein, which translates to MEFNVQDMIFQFIGGLGIFLFGIKYMGDGLQQAAGDRLRDILDRFTTNPLMGVLAGMLVTVLIQSSSGTTALTVGLVSAGFMTLRQAIGVIMGANIGTTVTAFIIGIKIGEYALPVMAVGAILLFFFKNKKVQSLGQVIFGFGMLFFGLELMSTGMKPLRSLESFQELTVSMSDSPILGVIVGTIFTLIVQSSSATIGILQELFGQGAIDLKAALPVLFGDNIGTTITAVLAAIGTSIAARRAALVHVIFNIVGTIIFTILLVPFTNLITYFQQSLNLNPEMTIAFAHGTFNVTNAVIQFPFIAVLAWIVTKIIRGEDAAIDFKPQHLNPIFIEQSPAIALTEAQKEIVRMAEFSLHGLKEANQFLNTKQKKHADMVAQLEGAINNLDKKITEYLVSLSAKPLSSVDSEKQSVLAGVVGDIERIGDHVENLVELVDFQISNRASLSDIAMAELNEMLELTTSTLQDAIVALTNFDVELAQTVITKERKIDQMERVLRKRHVMRLNERSCSGDASIIYVDMVSNLERIGDHAVNIADAVLGEKGKVVLKQTL; encoded by the coding sequence GTGGAATTTAATGTTCAAGATATGATCTTCCAATTTATTGGTGGATTAGGTATTTTCTTATTCGGGATTAAGTACATGGGAGATGGACTGCAACAAGCAGCAGGTGATCGCCTTCGTGATATCCTTGATCGCTTTACAACAAACCCACTTATGGGCGTATTAGCTGGTATGTTAGTTACCGTACTCATTCAATCTAGTTCGGGAACAACCGCTTTAACAGTCGGACTTGTAAGTGCTGGATTTATGACACTTAGACAAGCCATTGGTGTTATTATGGGTGCTAACATCGGGACAACTGTTACAGCATTTATTATCGGAATCAAAATCGGAGAATATGCGCTTCCTGTTATGGCAGTTGGAGCTATCCTATTATTCTTCTTTAAAAATAAAAAAGTACAATCTCTAGGTCAAGTAATATTCGGATTCGGTATGTTATTCTTTGGTTTAGAATTAATGAGCACTGGTATGAAACCACTACGTTCTCTAGAATCATTCCAGGAATTAACGGTAAGCATGAGCGACAGTCCAATTCTAGGGGTCATCGTTGGTACAATATTTACTTTAATTGTACAAAGTTCAAGTGCAACAATCGGAATCTTGCAGGAACTATTTGGTCAAGGGGCAATCGATTTAAAAGCTGCCCTGCCTGTATTATTTGGTGATAATATTGGAACAACAATTACTGCTGTCTTAGCAGCAATTGGTACTTCTATCGCAGCAAGACGTGCAGCATTAGTTCACGTTATCTTTAATATTGTTGGAACCATTATCTTTACCATTTTATTAGTTCCATTTACAAACTTAATTACTTATTTCCAGCAATCCTTAAACTTAAATCCAGAAATGACAATTGCTTTTGCACATGGAACATTTAACGTAACTAATGCAGTTATTCAGTTCCCGTTCATCGCTGTTTTAGCATGGATTGTAACAAAAATCATACGCGGGGAAGATGCAGCAATTGACTTCAAGCCGCAACATCTCAACCCAATTTTCATTGAACAATCTCCTGCCATTGCTTTAACAGAAGCACAAAAAGAAATTGTACGCATGGCGGAATTCTCATTACACGGACTAAAAGAAGCAAATCAATTTTTAAATACAAAACAAAAGAAACATGCCGATATGGTTGCTCAATTAGAAGGAGCCATTAACAATTTAGATAAAAAAATTACAGAGTATTTAGTGTCTCTTTCAGCAAAACCACTATCATCCGTTGATTCTGAAAAACAATCTGTATTAGCAGGCGTTGTCGGTGATATTGAACGTATCGGTGATCATGTAGAAAACCTAGTAGAACTTGTGGACTTCCAGATATCTAATCGTGCTTCACTATCAGATATAGCAATGGCAGAATTAAATGAAATGCTTGAATTAACAACATCTACGTTACAAGATGCAATTGTAGCTTTAACAAACTTCGATGTAGAACTTGCACAAACTGTAATTACGAAAGAACGTAAAATTGATCAAATGGAACGTGTTCTACGTAAACGTCATGTCATGCGTCTAAATGAACGTAGCTGTTCAGGCGATGCAAGTATCATCTATGTTGATATGGTAAGTAACTTAGAGCGTATTGGTGACCACGCTGTAAATATTGCAGATGCTGTTTTAGGTGAAAAAGGAAAAGTAGTATTAAAGCAAACACTATAG
- a CDS encoding MFS transporter has protein sequence MGEAVLVKREPLWTKEFMALILANLCMFLGFQMLIPTLPVYVKEIGGTSSNIGFVVGMFTVAALIIRPLTGNVLQKYSKKMILMIGTAICLLAMGSYLFASTVFLLLAVRILHGTGFGITTTTYGTVVSDLIPAARRGEGMGYFGLSGTIAMALGPLIGLWLMQTYNFTILFLCALSCTVVSLILTKLLTIQATAKPIQHTQESFLDGFIEKKALLPSLLILCITLMYGGIGSFITLFATQVGIADISLFFLFNALAIAVTRPFSGKLYDAKGHTFVIIPGVILTFAGIILLSYTTTIPSLILAASCYGSGFGAIQPALQAWMIDRVAPHRRGVATATFFSVFDLGIGAGAIIFGFIAHFTDYATVYRYSSVLLIAFLFIYITNVRKQKRMDKEHEKAAG, from the coding sequence ATGGGAGAAGCAGTGCTCGTAAAGCGAGAACCGTTATGGACAAAAGAGTTTATGGCTCTTATTCTAGCAAATTTATGTATGTTTTTGGGGTTTCAAATGTTAATTCCAACTTTGCCTGTTTATGTAAAAGAGATTGGTGGCACAAGTTCAAACATTGGATTTGTTGTTGGGATGTTTACTGTAGCAGCACTCATTATTCGACCATTAACAGGAAATGTACTACAAAAATACAGTAAAAAAATGATTTTAATGATTGGAACTGCCATTTGTTTACTCGCCATGGGTAGCTATCTTTTTGCCTCAACTGTCTTTCTTCTTCTCGCCGTTCGTATTTTACATGGAACCGGTTTTGGTATTACAACCACTACATATGGAACCGTTGTCTCCGATTTAATTCCAGCTGCCCGCCGTGGTGAAGGAATGGGATATTTCGGATTATCCGGAACGATAGCGATGGCGCTAGGTCCCCTCATTGGACTATGGCTTATGCAAACGTACAATTTTACAATTCTTTTTTTATGTGCCCTATCCTGCACAGTTGTCTCATTAATATTAACAAAACTACTGACGATTCAAGCAACCGCAAAACCAATTCAGCATACACAAGAATCATTTTTAGATGGATTTATTGAGAAAAAAGCTTTACTTCCTTCATTATTAATATTGTGTATCACATTAATGTACGGGGGGATCGGTAGCTTTATCACGTTATTCGCTACACAGGTTGGCATTGCTGATATTAGCCTTTTCTTTTTATTTAACGCACTTGCAATTGCCGTAACACGTCCATTCTCTGGAAAACTATACGATGCAAAAGGTCACACATTTGTTATTATTCCTGGCGTTATCCTGACATTCGCAGGGATTATTCTTCTGTCATATACAACGACAATACCAAGTTTAATTCTTGCCGCAAGCTGTTACGGAAGCGGATTTGGCGCGATCCAACCTGCACTGCAAGCATGGATGATTGACCGCGTCGCACCACATCGCCGCGGCGTTGCAACAGCAACATTCTTTTCCGTATTTGACCTTGGCATTGGGGCCGGGGCAATTATCTTTGGATTTATCGCACACTTTACTGACTATGCCACTGTATATCGTTATTCGTCTGTTTTACTTATCGCTTTTCTCTTTATTTACATTACAAATGTACGAAAGCAAAAGCGGATGGATAAAGAACATGAAAAAGCTGCTGGATGA
- a CDS encoding DsrE/DsrF/DrsH-like family protein: MGQQKKTTIVLFSGDYDKAMAAYIIANGTAAYDQEVTIFHTFWGLNALRKDEHVPTKKNFLEKMFGKMMPRGADKMSLSKMNFAGMGPKMIKHVMKKHNAMPLPGLIDMAKEQGVKLVACQMTVDLLGLKEEEIMEDVEFAGVAAYLADASEGNINLFI; this comes from the coding sequence ATGGGACAACAGAAAAAGACAACAATTGTATTGTTTAGCGGAGATTATGATAAAGCGATGGCAGCGTATATTATTGCAAATGGTACAGCAGCGTATGATCAAGAGGTTACGATTTTTCATACATTTTGGGGACTTAATGCGCTTCGTAAAGATGAGCATGTCCCTACAAAGAAAAATTTCTTAGAAAAAATGTTTGGAAAAATGATGCCTCGTGGTGCTGATAAGATGAGCTTATCTAAAATGAATTTTGCTGGTATGGGACCGAAAATGATTAAGCATGTGATGAAGAAACACAATGCAATGCCTCTACCAGGTTTAATTGATATGGCAAAAGAACAAGGAGTTAAACTGGTAGCTTGTCAGATGACAGTTGATTTATTAGGGCTAAAAGAAGAAGAAATTATGGAAGATGTAGAATTTGCAGGAGTGGCAGCGTATTTAGCAGATGCTTCTGAAGGAAATATAAATTTATTTATTTAA
- a CDS encoding TIGR02206 family membrane protein has protein sequence MDNYFSAFPIKSFVPYSKQHVIILLLIGIGAYFLYHCQGILREQQWNIMIRYTIAFLFIGSEIGLDVWQVKAGIFQLSTSLPFELCTISLLLATIMMLTKSYRIYEIVFFTGIIGASQAILTPNLQYAFPHFRFIEYFIAHVLLIWAPLFMTWVEGYRPTFQSIKRTMIFLNIIIPIVSIGNYMTGGNYMFLAHKLETASLLDVLGPHPYYIISLEIVAFMGCLLLYMPFARKETNIQKESLGS, from the coding sequence GTGGACAATTATTTTAGTGCTTTTCCAATAAAGTCATTTGTTCCATATTCGAAACAACATGTAATTATACTTCTTCTTATCGGTATAGGAGCTTATTTTCTTTATCATTGTCAGGGTATACTCCGCGAGCAGCAATGGAATATAATGATTCGATATACAATTGCCTTTCTTTTTATAGGAAGTGAAATTGGACTTGATGTGTGGCAAGTGAAGGCTGGAATTTTTCAGTTAAGTACATCATTGCCATTTGAGTTGTGTACGATTAGTTTATTATTAGCAACAATTATGATGTTAACAAAAAGTTATCGAATCTATGAGATTGTTTTTTTTACAGGTATTATTGGGGCATCACAAGCAATTTTAACGCCAAATTTACAATATGCTTTCCCGCATTTTCGCTTCATAGAATATTTCATCGCACATGTATTACTCATTTGGGCACCACTCTTTATGACGTGGGTGGAAGGGTATCGCCCTACTTTTCAATCGATTAAACGTACGATGATCTTTTTAAATATAATCATACCGATTGTGTCGATTGGGAATTACATGACTGGCGGTAATTATATGTTTTTGGCACATAAACTAGAAACAGCATCATTGCTTGATGTGTTAGGGCCTCATCCGTATTATATTATTTCACTTGAAATCGTTGCATTTATGGGATGCTTGCTATTATATATGCCATTTGCGAGAAAAGAAACGAATATACAAAAAGAATCACTAGGCTCATAG
- a CDS encoding LCP family protein has translation MEQNPLLQQNTRNNKKTGKKKTKIIISILLLFFIVGGGYTWFLVNKASSAVRNAAHDLERGDKSDLRDKAVKPISNNVSVLIMGVDESDVRGKKYGGAVRTDAMLLATFNKDSKTVKLLSIPRDTYTYIPVEKKNDKITHAHSYGSAKNGKDGGPQASIDAVEKLLHVPVDYFVKFNFKSFMKIVDDLDGIEVDVPVEFTEQDSNDNAGAIHLKKGVQELNGEEALALARTRHIDSDAMRGQRQQLVIEAILKKLTSLDSVTKVGTIIDDINGQFVTNLTFDEMLSFYKYGSDSSIEKLQITGKDCYMSAGDDECGRPGSGGTYYYVPEEKDVTDLTNQLRTHLGLSEYKTTDSQKGQKESKKKESSEKVKEADSEDNNSNNDSTLNSEDSNNNNDSTLNSEDSNSNNESNNNGETETTSNDNE, from the coding sequence ATGGAGCAAAACCCACTTTTGCAACAAAATACACGAAATAATAAGAAAACAGGTAAGAAAAAGACCAAAATCATTATAAGTATCCTTTTATTATTTTTTATAGTAGGAGGCGGCTATACATGGTTTTTAGTAAATAAAGCATCCTCTGCCGTTCGAAATGCCGCTCACGATTTAGAGCGTGGCGATAAGTCTGACTTACGTGATAAAGCAGTTAAACCTATTTCTAATAATGTATCTGTATTAATAATGGGTGTTGATGAAAGCGACGTACGTGGCAAAAAATACGGTGGTGCTGTACGGACAGATGCAATGTTACTTGCAACTTTTAATAAAGATAGTAAAACCGTTAAACTTTTAAGCATTCCACGAGACACATATACTTATATTCCAGTAGAAAAAAAGAACGATAAAATTACACATGCACATTCATACGGTTCTGCCAAAAATGGTAAAGATGGTGGACCACAGGCTAGTATTGATGCAGTTGAAAAATTACTTCACGTCCCTGTCGATTACTTCGTAAAATTCAACTTTAAATCATTTATGAAAATTGTTGATGACTTAGACGGCATTGAAGTTGATGTACCTGTAGAATTTACTGAACAAGATAGCAACGATAATGCTGGTGCAATCCACCTCAAAAAAGGGGTACAAGAATTAAACGGTGAAGAAGCACTTGCCCTTGCTAGAACACGCCATATTGATAGTGATGCAATGCGTGGACAACGTCAACAACTTGTTATCGAAGCCATTCTCAAAAAACTAACAAGTCTTGACTCTGTTACAAAAGTAGGAACTATTATTGATGATATTAACGGACAATTTGTTACGAACTTAACATTTGATGAGATGTTGTCATTCTATAAATACGGTTCAGATTCTTCAATTGAAAAATTACAAATTACCGGTAAAGATTGTTATATGTCAGCTGGTGATGATGAATGTGGTCGTCCGGGTAGCGGTGGTACATACTACTATGTACCTGAAGAAAAAGATGTAACAGATCTAACAAATCAACTTCGTACTCATCTTGGGCTATCTGAGTATAAAACAACTGACTCACAGAAAGGCCAAAAAGAGAGCAAGAAAAAAGAGAGTTCCGAGAAAGTAAAAGAAGCAGATTCCGAGGACAACAACAGCAATAACGATAGTACTCTCAACTCCGAGGACAGCAACAACAATAACGATAGTACTCTCAACTCCGAGGATAGCAACAGCAATAACGAAAGCAATAATAATGGTGAGACAGAAACAACATCGAATGATAATGAATAA
- a CDS encoding Ig-like domain-containing protein encodes MNKLGKYAMLLVILCGVGLAGCNSEKQQADTKVTKEDQFEEVPVQASITAKEPMEIDLKHKIDPGTVTSESVYVMDEENAKVESKLKINGTKLIIEPLNKEKQQGTYTAFVTSKVKAADGSEIGKPLKVVFKVKEDQKESAAEQTEKKNEPQVNENVQKEVDSTKDFTSYNGVWTDSDDYCGNGVFATIQFSEKNVARVQLGAQMHAQKSRNCENAKPDGAQEGAIVTFDNNGVGTFSFTNIRSNVLQKATIQLAGNKVLLTTKVVASGEYGSETYFGDNVTTKLKYHRDK; translated from the coding sequence ATGAATAAATTGGGGAAATATGCAATGCTGTTAGTTATTTTATGCGGAGTAGGCTTAGCAGGTTGTAATTCTGAAAAACAACAGGCTGATACAAAAGTAACGAAGGAAGATCAATTTGAAGAAGTTCCCGTACAGGCATCTATTACTGCTAAAGAGCCAATGGAGATAGATTTAAAACATAAAATTGATCCTGGAACAGTGACATCTGAATCTGTTTATGTGATGGATGAAGAAAACGCGAAAGTAGAAAGTAAGCTGAAAATAAATGGAACAAAGCTCATTATCGAGCCGCTGAATAAAGAGAAACAACAAGGTACATATACTGCATTTGTAACAAGTAAAGTGAAAGCAGCAGATGGCTCTGAAATTGGAAAACCGTTGAAAGTAGTTTTTAAAGTGAAAGAAGATCAAAAGGAAAGTGCTGCTGAACAAACAGAAAAGAAAAATGAACCCCAAGTAAATGAAAATGTACAAAAAGAAGTGGACAGTACAAAAGATTTTACATCGTATAATGGAGTGTGGACAGATTCAGACGACTATTGTGGAAATGGGGTTTTTGCCACAATACAGTTTAGTGAAAAAAATGTAGCGAGAGTTCAATTAGGTGCGCAAATGCATGCTCAAAAATCGAGGAATTGTGAAAATGCTAAGCCTGATGGAGCACAGGAAGGAGCTATTGTTACATTTGACAACAATGGAGTTGGAACATTCTCATTTACAAATATAAGAAGTAATGTATTGCAAAAGGCAACAATTCAATTAGCTGGAAATAAGGTTCTGTTAACGACAAAAGTTGTTGCTTCTGGAGAATATGGATCTGAGACATATTTTGGAGATAATGTAACAACAAAATTAAAGTATCATCGTGATAAATAA
- a CDS encoding efflux RND transporter periplasmic adaptor subunit translates to MKKKNKVLLTGLVTIGIAAGSYFAFAGGGSDVAMAYSGYKVTEKSIQNAQKFGGEVIPNGTETIAFDPSKGTYELSVKKGDTVEKGQLLFKYNDPSIKLGVTEAEMQKKLAEKEVALLKKQIDAAKQKLQKDKNAGSPQEMLKATESEIQGQEAQLEMKKFEVEKATQMIQANNEKLNTLAVTSPVDGVVEDITKGMDEKTGMSGITLRTAGPLKVKGQLSEYELAQVKIGQEVTVTSKTVAGKTWTGKVTEISTTPLKSVDENKTVSNYQFIVTLDNNEELQTGFHVYVTSKSGEASGTVVPKSSIVKKGDKNVVFIIKDGKAKEQAVTVEFETDGEAKVTGVKKGDQIISKPEKDLKDGMEVVVE, encoded by the coding sequence ATGAAAAAGAAAAATAAAGTATTACTTACTGGTTTAGTAACAATCGGAATCGCAGCAGGATCGTATTTTGCTTTTGCAGGTGGTGGTTCTGACGTAGCTATGGCATACAGCGGTTATAAAGTGACAGAAAAAAGCATACAAAACGCACAAAAATTTGGCGGTGAAGTGATTCCAAACGGAACAGAAACCATTGCGTTTGATCCATCAAAAGGAACATATGAACTTTCTGTTAAAAAAGGCGATACAGTAGAAAAAGGACAACTGCTATTTAAATATAATGACCCTTCAATTAAGTTAGGCGTAACGGAAGCAGAGATGCAAAAAAAGTTAGCTGAAAAAGAAGTAGCATTACTAAAAAAACAAATTGATGCAGCGAAGCAAAAATTGCAAAAAGATAAGAATGCTGGTTCTCCACAAGAAATGCTAAAAGCAACTGAATCTGAGATTCAAGGGCAAGAAGCGCAGCTTGAAATGAAAAAATTCGAAGTAGAAAAAGCAACACAAATGATTCAAGCAAATAACGAAAAATTAAATACACTTGCTGTAACAAGCCCAGTTGATGGCGTAGTTGAAGATATCACAAAAGGTATGGATGAAAAAACTGGTATGAGTGGTATTACACTTCGCACTGCTGGTCCATTAAAAGTAAAAGGACAACTATCTGAATATGAATTAGCGCAAGTAAAAATAGGGCAAGAAGTAACTGTTACATCAAAAACGGTAGCAGGTAAAACATGGACAGGTAAAGTAACAGAAATCAGTACAACTCCATTAAAGAGCGTGGATGAGAACAAAACAGTATCTAACTATCAATTTATCGTTACATTAGATAACAATGAAGAATTACAAACTGGTTTCCACGTATATGTAACAAGCAAGTCAGGTGAAGCAAGTGGTACAGTCGTTCCGAAAAGCAGTATCGTGAAAAAAGGTGATAAAAATGTTGTATTCATCATTAAAGACGGTAAAGCAAAAGAACAAGCAGTTACAGTTGAATTTGAAACAGATGGCGAAGCAAAAGTTACTGGCGTAAAGAAAGGTGACCAAATCATCTCTAAACCAGAAAAAGACTTAAAAGATGGTATGGAGGTTGTCGTAGAATGA
- a CDS encoding YhdH/YhfP family quinone oxidoreductase — protein sequence MNGTTFQAMLVNEREGNQFERSIVERSISDLPEGEVCIRVHYSSLNYKDALSATGNKGVTRKYPHTPGIDAAGEVVSSTDASLEQGDQVIVTGYDLGMNTSGGFGQYIRVPASWVVPLPEGLSLKESMMYGTAGFTAALSVYKLMASGVTPEQGKVLVTGATGGVGSVAVSILAKLGYEIVAATGKQDEKDMLRQLGAKEVINRDQINDQSGKPMLKGVYAGVIDTVGGNTLATALKVVQYGGSVTTCGNVAGHELATSVYPFILRGINLLGIDSVQCSMTVRKQVWLLLAEEWKNPELLRYTVECKLEGLDEKIEHILQGKLKGRTIVNLS from the coding sequence ATGAATGGTACAACATTCCAAGCGATGCTTGTAAATGAAAGAGAAGGAAATCAATTTGAACGAAGTATTGTAGAGAGAAGTATAAGTGACCTACCAGAAGGAGAAGTATGTATTCGTGTTCATTACTCCTCATTAAATTATAAAGATGCACTTTCAGCAACAGGGAATAAAGGGGTTACAAGAAAATATCCGCATACACCAGGGATTGATGCAGCGGGTGAAGTTGTTAGTAGTACAGATGCTTCCTTAGAGCAAGGCGATCAAGTCATTGTAACGGGATATGATTTAGGAATGAATACATCTGGTGGATTTGGCCAATATATTCGTGTGCCAGCATCATGGGTCGTTCCTTTACCTGAAGGACTTTCACTAAAAGAAAGTATGATGTATGGAACGGCAGGTTTTACGGCTGCCTTATCTGTGTATAAGTTAATGGCATCAGGTGTTACACCAGAGCAGGGGAAAGTTCTTGTCACAGGAGCGACAGGTGGAGTTGGTAGCGTTGCTGTTAGCATTTTAGCCAAGCTAGGATATGAAATTGTGGCGGCAACTGGAAAACAAGACGAGAAGGATATGCTGCGTCAGTTAGGTGCAAAAGAAGTAATCAATCGTGATCAAATCAATGACCAATCTGGAAAACCGATGTTAAAGGGCGTATATGCGGGTGTGATTGATACTGTTGGTGGAAATACATTGGCAACGGCCCTTAAAGTTGTTCAATACGGAGGTAGTGTGACAACATGTGGTAACGTTGCGGGACATGAGCTTGCAACATCTGTCTATCCATTTATTTTACGCGGTATTAACTTGCTCGGGATAGATTCTGTGCAATGTTCGATGACAGTAAGAAAGCAAGTTTGGTTATTATTAGCGGAAGAATGGAAAAATCCAGAGTTATTACGTTATACAGTAGAATGTAAGTTAGAAGGATTAGATGAAAAGATTGAACATATATTACAAGGGAAATTAAAAGGGAGAACGATTGTAAATCTATCATAA
- a CDS encoding ABC transporter ATP-binding protein, translating into MIDLKDITKSFQNGEETVQILHGIDVTLNQGEFTSIMGPSGSGKSTLMNIIGCLDKPTTGTYSLAGQNISSMSETELAHIRNKEIGFVFQNFMLLPRLTALQNVELPLIYAGIDKKERRERALAALTKVGLADRATHLPNELSGGQKQRVAVARAIVNNPKFILADEPTGALDTKTSKQIMDLFYELNKQGSTIIMITHDREIGEAAARQIVIRDGIIVQDWRG; encoded by the coding sequence ATGATTGATTTAAAAGACATCACGAAATCCTTTCAAAACGGTGAAGAAACAGTTCAAATCTTACACGGTATTGATGTAACACTTAACCAAGGTGAATTCACTTCCATTATGGGTCCATCTGGTTCAGGTAAATCGACATTAATGAATATCATTGGTTGCCTAGATAAACCAACAACTGGCACCTACTCATTAGCTGGGCAAAACATTTCTAGCATGTCTGAAACGGAACTCGCACATATTCGAAATAAAGAAATTGGATTTGTATTCCAAAACTTTATGCTACTCCCTCGTTTAACAGCACTGCAAAATGTTGAATTACCGCTTATTTACGCTGGGATCGATAAAAAAGAACGACGTGAGCGTGCATTAGCCGCGTTAACAAAAGTAGGTCTGGCAGATCGTGCAACTCACCTGCCAAATGAATTATCAGGTGGTCAAAAGCAACGTGTTGCGGTCGCTCGTGCGATTGTTAATAATCCAAAGTTCATTTTAGCGGATGAACCAACCGGTGCATTAGACACAAAAACAAGTAAACAAATTATGGATCTCTTTTACGAATTAAACAAACAAGGCTCAACAATCATTATGATTACCCATGATCGTGAAATCGGGGAAGCGGCAGCACGCCAAATTGTAATTCGTGACGGAATTATCGTCCAAGATTGGAGAGGTTAA